A window of the Algoriphagus halophilus genome harbors these coding sequences:
- a CDS encoding alpha/beta hydrolase, which yields MPEVKTAGLPIGKAQKAAILIHGRGASASSILSLSNYLNLDDFALLAPQAEGNTWYPYSFMAPDLQNRTALEKSISTLQFSWDQIISAGIKPENIYLIGFSQGACLSLEFASRNAQKLGGVIAFTGGLIGEKLLPEKYKGDFQGTPIFIGSSDRDFHVPATRIKESAELMKKIGADVKTLLFDDPEHTIRQEEIEWVNKNILM from the coding sequence GATTGCCAATAGGGAAAGCCCAAAAAGCTGCCATATTAATTCATGGTAGAGGAGCGTCTGCCTCAAGTATATTGTCACTTAGTAATTACCTAAACTTAGATGATTTTGCTTTGTTGGCTCCTCAAGCTGAAGGAAATACTTGGTACCCTTATAGTTTTATGGCTCCAGACCTACAGAACAGGACAGCTCTTGAAAAATCAATTTCTACCTTGCAGTTTTCCTGGGATCAGATAATTTCAGCAGGCATTAAACCCGAGAATATTTACCTGATCGGCTTTTCCCAAGGTGCATGCTTAAGTTTAGAATTTGCATCCAGAAATGCCCAAAAGCTAGGAGGTGTGATTGCCTTTACCGGAGGCCTGATCGGAGAAAAGTTACTTCCTGAAAAGTACAAAGGTGATTTCCAAGGAACCCCGATCTTTATTGGGAGTAGTGATCGAGACTTTCATGTTCCTGCTACTCGAATAAAAGAATCGGCAGAATTAATGAAAAAAATTGGAGCAGATGTTAAAACCTTGCTCTTTGATGATCCAGAACATACAATTCGTCAAGAAGAGATTGAATGGGTCAATAAAAATATTTTAATGTGA